The DNA sequence TTCAAGGAACTTTTAACATTAACACGCATCACCTAAATTATAATATTTTAAACCATGAATCACCAGAAGGACGATTTACGATTAATTCCGAAATAGTTGGGAGGCAATtctaggagggaaggagggagggaggaagggaaacgaggagggggacgaggagatggagggacgaggagagaaagcagggaaggagaagaggatggggatggaggcgtggagaaaaggaagtaacTAGTTAACgagtaaaggaggaaacacaTGAATCAGGGGGAAACGAGGGACTGAATGACCCTTGAAGAGCTTGTatcctgtaataataataataataataataataataataataataataataataataattagtagtagtagtagtagtagtaataccagcTAATACCACCAAATTACCATGAAAAGAAGCGATAATGAAGCCAAGTACATCTAACTTAGCCATCTAACATTCCCttactcccctccccaccctctcctccttccacgaTGCACAACTCTCCATCCAccagtgaaggaaataaatctctgaagagggagggaggaaaggggagagagaagtggtagACAGGAGacagcaaacaaacaagagaacgAAATTTATCATCTTGACGTTtagagcggagggagggagaaggaaaacggtGGAATGCTGCAAGAAACCAACTGACAGCCAAAGAAagaacagtggaggaggaggaaggagagaggaatgcaGCAAGAAGTAACAGAGGACAGCAGGGGGTAGAGTCTGAGGAAGGAGGCACGgggtggaggcagggaaggtggcAGGGGGCAggatggaaaggagatgaagggtaATAATTGTAAACCTATTAGAAAAATGATCAATGTTCACGTGATACTGGGAATACTACCAAATATTTTAAAATCTCACTACTGATGCAGGAACAAATTAACTTGAGAAGAGGCAAGAGGGAAGATAGAGAAGTACATAAAGGAGTGGGAGGGTGCAAAACGAGGAACGAgcgaaggatggaggaagagaacaagtaaacagtgagggaggaggagaaaatgccaACGAGTGGAGAAGCGAGGGAGAAAACAAGCAaactggtgatgatggagggacGTAAAGAGTCTGAGTACCATTACCAACacttttaaaaataaaatagatatacGTGTATCttggaaatatgaaaacaaaacttacctctaaaaagcatgtaaactACATAAAAACTTATCAAACTTATCTATAAACATCatgaaaactaacacacacacacacacacacacacacacatacacgcttGCAACGAGATAAGCAAACTTCCACTGTTTAATACAAGGCTTGAAACTCACCTGAACAAGACGTTGCAATGACACCGGATCGACAGTGACaatgtggcgtgtgtgtgtccttgttcgTGTGGAGAGGAGCGGTGGAGGACAAGATAAAAGAtgagaacgaagagaaagaaaattaaaatcgaGAAGCGTTGAATcagcagaaaaaggaagaggagggtgagccCCATCTGCAGATGTAAGGTGAGGAACACAAGGCCGGCGGAGAGGGCGAGgatgataataacgataacgatggaaaggcaacgaggaggaagagggacacgAGGACAAACGTTAAAAAAGActaaagggggaaaagaaaggagaagcaggaggagccAAAGGAAGCTGAATGTAGGAAAAAATGGCACCGGAAAAAATGGCACCGGAAAAAATGGCacaggaaaaaatggcacaggAAAATAAGGCacaggaaaaaatggcacaTTGTTTAGTCTAGGAAAAAATGGCACAGTACAAaatgtgctaaaaaaaaactcaagctAAAAACGATACAATCAGACAGTACAATCAGCTAAAATTTGTTCACACTTTATTTCTATACATTTTACTGACTTTTCTTATAATGCTTAGGACTTCCATCGAATGTTGTGACCCGCTCCATGTAAAAACTCAACTGATTTGCGACCATCACGGCGATCTTGGCAGAGGTTCTTCATTCGTGTTTGTAGATTCTTGTACACCCTCTTCTGCCGTTTCTTGGGAGGCTCGCCACGAGATTCTAGCACCAACTGGGTAGCTACAACAGCATGGTCAGCTTGGATCCACTGGATTGCCCGCCATATTGTTGGGTGACTGTGACCAACCAACCTAGGAAAGTGATTATCGTAAATAGTTTGAGTTGCGTGGTAACTAACTAACCAATGACCATTCTAAGCTAAGCACAGTTATTCTGCTGGACTTAAAGctctaacaaaaaacaaaaacaaaaacaacgtgAAGCGCATCTttttaaaataattataaaatgtgaagaatataatataaagtaCCGAGTTACAAACATTTCCATAAATTTAACCAACCTGCTGTATCGATTGTTCCATCCCTCACATAAGTTGTTCGTGCGAGACTCGTCTCGAATAGTTGCTTCATGCACATTCCAGATTTCTGGAGGAAACCGTGGAGGAATGAGGCGGAGCTGAACTCTTGGGATCTCATTGTCATCTTGCTGTCTTTGGACTCGTCGATAAGTTCCCGTTACGTAGGTCTGATCGAAGTAAGTGACGAAAGGCTCCATGCCCtctggtgtgttgtgtttgagGTAATTCATGCCGGCAGACACATCCTCTAGGGGAAGGAAAGCTAAACTGTCGACCATAGCACAGAACAACTTtatatcctcattttccttgtaCACAGTTGCCAGCCCTAACTCTTGTATTTTTGTCCATGATGACTGTGTCAGATGGTAGAAGCAGCAGCGAATAGTAACTTCCGATCCCAGTATTGCCGTGATGGCCTGTAGAGTTGCTTGTTCAAAGTCAAGCATAACGGTTCTAGGGTCTGGATACAGGTGGTACTCTGCACATTTCTCAAGAACTGCCGTAAAAAGTTGTTCATAGGTGTTTTGAGTCTTGTGTTGAAGGAATGCATAAACAACGGAGACAGCAGTGTTTCCGAGAGGAACACGAATTACATACAATTGTGTAAACTTAGGAGGGGCCATGGCAAAATTTCCATCCATCATCCAGATGTCTGATTTTGCTAAATGTCGTAGGGTCTGTTCACTTGCAAAAACAATAATGCGATTGTTACTGTCTTGACCATTGTCATAAATCAGGAACGGTTGTGGTTCTGGTCCACCTGTTGATGCCCATTCTCCCGAGATAACAAGTTCCTGTAATGAAGCAGGGTCGCGAGGCTGATTGGCGCTTTGGTGATGCCGAATCAGTCGTTTACAATGTTCTTGTGATACGAAATGAGCCTGCGCTTGGGTTCTCATGGTTAAGGCATTTTGGGCGTATATTTGACCAGGTTTATCTCTGGtagtttttgctaatgttttcaTTCTAGACTTACACTTGGCTGCTTCAATAGCACTTTCGTCACCATCATGATTG is a window from the Scylla paramamosain isolate STU-SP2022 chromosome 11, ASM3559412v1, whole genome shotgun sequence genome containing:
- the LOC135104979 gene encoding uncharacterized protein LOC135104979; translated protein: MEIIESNKGGLKLCYSGYMYTKQWSRGKTVRWRCVKRTLSCKGALTTSLQNENPTLLTEHNHDGDESAIEAAKCKSRMKTLAKTTRDKPGQIYAQNALTMRTQAQAHFVSQEHCKRLIRHHQSANQPRDPASLQELVISGEWASTGGPEPQPFLIYDNGQDSNNRIIVFASEQTLRHLAKSDIWMMDGNFAMAPPKFTQLYVIRVPLGNTAVSVVYAFLQHKTQNTYEQLFTAVLEKCAEYHLYPDPRTVMLDFEQATLQAITAILGSEVTIRCCFYHLTQSSWTKIQELGLATVYKENEDIKLFCAMVDSLAFLPLEDVSAGMNYLKHNTPEGMEPFVTYFDQTYVTGTYRRVQRQQDDNEIPRVQLRLIPPRFPPEIWNVHEATIRDESRTNNLCEGWNNRYSRLVGHSHPTIWRAIQWIQADHAVVATQLVLESRGEPPKKRQKRVYKNLQTRMKNLCQDRRDGRKSVEFLHGAGHNIRWKS